The DNA sequence CCGCCACGTTATGTGGTTGCCGGCTTCGCGCTTTCGGCGCTGTTGTGCCCGCTGCTGGTCTTCGGCGGGCTGGGCATGCCGCGCTGGGGCCTGGCCGGCTCGGCGGTGGCCAACTGTGCGGGCCAGTGGCTTGCCGCGCTGTTGTTCCTGCGTGCCCTGCGCTCCGAACCGGTGTCATTCAAGCTCGATGGCGGCATTCTGCGGGCGCAACTGATCATGGGACGCGATCTCATCGCGCGCTCGCTGGCATTTCAGGCCAGCTTCGTTTCGGCCGCTGCGGTCGCGGCGCGATTCGGGGCCGCAGCGTTGGCTGCCCATCAGATCGTGTTGCAGCTGTTCAACTTCCTGGCGTTGGCCCTTGATTCGCTGGCGATCGCCGCGCAGGCGTTAGTGGGCGCGGCGCTGGGCGCATCGGACGTCCGACACGCCAAGGTGGTGGCCGGTCGGGTCACGGTGTTCTCCTTGGTTGCTGCTGCCGCATTGGCAGGGGTATTGGCCCTCGGTGCGCGCCTCCTGCCGGGATTGTTCACCAACGACGATGCGGTGCTGGCCGCGATCGGGGTGCCTTGGTGGTTTCTAGTGGCCCAATTGCCCATTGCCGGAATCGTTTTCGCGCTCGACGGAGTGTTGCTCGGAGCCGGTGACACGGCGTTCATGCGCACCGCCACCGTAATCAGCGCGCTGGTCGGTTTCCTGCCGCTGGTGTGGCTGTCGTTGGCCTTCGGCTGGGGCCTTGCCGGAATCTGGTCGGGACTGACCGCTTCTCTGGTGCTGCGGTTGCTGTTCGTCGGGTGGCGGGCACTGTCTGGACACTGGGTGCGTGCCGGACGGCCGTAGGATCGGCTGGCGTGAGCGGTCAGCGAGAGCGGATGCTGCATGGGGCGCTGTATCGGCCCGATGACCCGGACCTGGTCGCCGGCCGGCGAGCATGTCAGCGCGTGGTGGCGGCGTTCAACGCCGTCGGGCCGGACGACGAAGACACCCGCCGTGAGCTGCTGGGCGAACTGCTCGGATCAATCGGGGCGAACTCGGAGATTTTGCCCCGATTCTCTTGTGACTACGGGATATACATCAGCATCGGCGCCAACTGTTTCGTCAACTACGACGCGGTCTTTCTGGACTGCGCACCCATCACCATCGGCGACCACGTGTCGATCGGACCCCGTGCCCAACTGCTGACGGCGCTGCATCCGATCGATGACATCGAGGCACGGCGGGCCGGCTGGGAATCGGCCGCTCCGATCACCCTTGGCGACAACGTGTGGCTGGCGGCAGGGGTGATCGTGTGCCCCGGCGTGACGATCGGAGCCGACACGGTCGTGGGCGCCGGCAGCGTGGTGACCCGCGATTTGCCGGCCGGTGTGCTCGCGGCGGGAAGTCCGTGCCGGATCCTTCGGCCGATCGGCTAGTCGACGAGGTCTCAACCGGCCACGCCGGCGTTCAACAGGAACCCGTCGGCCACGAAGGCAACCACGCAGATCAGCCAGCCCAGTGCCGGCCAAACGGCCATGCGGCGCCCTCGGGGATGACACATCACCGTGCCGCCGATGCGGCGGCGGAACGAGGTCGCTACAGGGTCACGGGGGATAGGCCGGGAGTTCTGTGTCACGGCTAAGTCCACCTGGGTAGGTCCGGTTTGCTGTCCCACGCCAACCGTGCACCAGCGCGCCAGGGGCGTTCCATTTGTCCAGCCGATTGACAGAAAAAACCTACACAGCCTATCTATACATTTAGGTTACTCGCGGGTAGCGTTCTGTCCGTTGTTACCGGTTGCACACGCCTGGCACTGGCGGTGTAACCCGCTGGCTTGAGAAATCGATGGAGATGGGGAAGCTCAGAATGATGCACTACCGACTGATCGCCGCAGGTCTGGCCACCGGGGGTGGGTTGCTTACTGCGGCGTTCTTGCAGGCCGCGGTCGCCGTGGCGGGCCCGGGTGACGATGTTGTCGTGCCGAGTGCCACCGGTGCCGACGCCTTCACCATTGGCGGATACACGTTTGATCCCTTCAACGATGCCACCGGTGCGGAGGGCTTCTCCCTGGTGCACCCGCTCACCGGCTCCGCGCCACTGCTGACCTTGGGCGGCGGAAGCCCCGGTGGGCTGCTGCCTACCGCTCCCCAGAACTTCGAGGTATTCGGTGCCGACGGCACCAGCCTGGGCAGCATTAACTCCAGTGTGGTCGTCACCAACCTGGCGGGTCTGTCCAACACCCAGTTCACCGTCACCGATGTCACCGCCGCATCCGGTGGTTCGGCGGCGGACCTGCCGGTGACGGGTTCGGTCTATGACGTCTTCAACCTCGGCGGCGGCTTTGCGAACGTTTACGTTGCCACCCCCGGCGAGGACGGAACTGTCACCGACACCTTCGTGACGCCCTGGGGCAGCATGGACCTGAGCTCGATGTTCGCCGGCTTCAACGCGGCGGACCCGCTGCAGCCGGGCGACGCCTTCGCCGCGCTGCAGGCCGGGGCGTCGGGAGGCGGCGAGGACGCCTTCGCCATCGGTGGCCTGACCCTGGACCCGTTCACCGGAACCGGCGACGCGGCGCAGGAGGGTTTCTCGCCGATCACCGCACTCGGCGGCGCGGCGCCGTTGCTGGCCATCGGCGGTGCATCGTTGGGTGACCCGAGCCACCAAGGCAATGGGCTGGCCTCCCAGGACTTCAACGTGTACAGCGGCACCGGTGACGACGCCACACAGATCGGCACCATCAACACCTCGGTGGACGTGACCAACCTGTTGGGCATGACCAACACCCAGCTCGTCGTCACCGACGGTTCGGACACCGCCGACGGCCTGCCGGCTGCGGGGACGATCTACGACGCGTTCAACTTCGGTGGCGGGTTCGCGAACGTCTACGTCGCCACCCCGGGCGAAAACGGCACCGTCACCGACACGTTCGTCACCCCGTTCGGCAGCATGGACCTGAGCTGGCTCTTCAGCGGCATGGCCACCGGGATCTCGATGGACCCGGGAGCCGCGTTCGGCGCGCTGAGCGACAGTGCCGTGGGCGAGGACGCCTTCACCATCGGCGGCACCACCTTCGACCCGTTCACCGGATCTGGAGCCGACGCCGCCTCGGGATTCGCGCCGGTCTTCCAGACCGTCGGTGCGCTGCCGTTCCTCAACATCGGCGGCGGCACCCCCGGCCTCGACCTCGGGGGCACCTACTTCCCGCTCCCGATCACGGCGCAGGACTTCAACATCTACGACGGCACCGAGCTGCTCGGTACAGCGCACGCGCAGGAGACCGTCACCCAGTTGTTGGGCCTGACCACCACGGAGTTCGTCATCGACAGCGTGACCCCCGGTGATGACGACGCAGCGGACCTGCCTGAGGTCGGTTCGGTGTACAGCGTTTTGAACCTCGGTAGCGGTTTCGCCAACGTCTACTCCGCCATCCCCGGGCTGGACGGCGCCGACAGCACCATCACCGACACGTTCGTCACCCCGTTCGGTGACTTCGACCTGAGCGGGTTGTTCGGTGGCTTCGACGCCTCGGCATTGATGGACCCGGGCGCTGCGTTCCTGGGGCTCGACTTCTAGCAGTTCGCCTCAACAAACACGTCCCGGGCAGCGCGCAAGCGCCGTCCGGGACGTGTTTTGTCACTGCACCTGGGCCCGCCCACGTTCCAGTACGGCAGCCCGGTTGGCGGCGACGTCGGCTCCGGTCACGGTCTGTAACCACTGCTTTGCCGCCATCGCCTCCATCCACAGCCCGGTAGCGGTCTGCGACTCGTCGATGCGGTGATAGGAGGCCAGCAGCGCACGCACCGCGGCCTGGTTGTTGCCGACGATCGACGCCGCCACCCGCAGCGCCGCGGGCAGCAGCTCGTCGTGGGGCACCACTTCGGTGACCAACCCGGCCCGCAGCGCGTCGGTCGCCGACAGGTAATCGCCGGTCAGGCTCATCCGGCGAGCCAAGCCCACGCCGACCTTCTGGGGGAGTCGGACACTAAGGCCCCAGGACGGCAGCAAACCGACGCGGGCGTGGGTATCGGCGAATCGGGCCTGCTCCGAGGCGATCAGGACGTCGCAATACAGCGCCAACTCGAGCCCGCCGGTGACTGCCGCACCGTTGATGGCACCGATCACCGGCTTGGTCATCGGTGGCCACTGTGGGGAAATGTCTGTCAGTCCAGTGGATTCGCCGAACTCCTTGAGGTCCAACCCGGCGCAGAAAGCCGGATCGGCACCCGTCAGGATCAGCACGTCGACGCGTGTGTCGGCGTCAGCATCGGCCAGCGCGCCGAAGATGGCCGCACGCAACGCGCCGGACAGCGCATTGCGGGCCTGCGGG is a window from the Mycobacterium sp. SVM_VP21 genome containing:
- a CDS encoding MATE family efflux transporter — its product is MADDSGAGAKSRASGRYPQIAALALPALVVLAAEPLYLLFDTAVVGRLGALGLAGLAIGGMVLSLVASQATFLSYGTTARSSRHFGAGDRSAAVAEGVQATWLALGLGVLVVLAVQAVGEPLVSTIAGRDSIAQAAWAWLRIAIFGAPAILVSLAGNGWLRGVQDTARPPRYVVAGFALSALLCPLLVFGGLGMPRWGLAGSAVANCAGQWLAALLFLRALRSEPVSFKLDGGILRAQLIMGRDLIARSLAFQASFVSAAAVAARFGAAALAAHQIVLQLFNFLALALDSLAIAAQALVGAALGASDVRHAKVVAGRVTVFSLVAAAALAGVLALGARLLPGLFTNDDAVLAAIGVPWWFLVAQLPIAGIVFALDGVLLGAGDTAFMRTATVISALVGFLPLVWLSLAFGWGLAGIWSGLTASLVLRLLFVGWRALSGHWVRAGRP
- a CDS encoding sugar O-acetyltransferase; translation: MSGQRERMLHGALYRPDDPDLVAGRRACQRVVAAFNAVGPDDEDTRRELLGELLGSIGANSEILPRFSCDYGIYISIGANCFVNYDAVFLDCAPITIGDHVSIGPRAQLLTALHPIDDIEARRAGWESAAPITLGDNVWLAAGVIVCPGVTIGADTVVGAGSVVTRDLPAGVLAAGSPCRILRPIG
- a CDS encoding enoyl-CoA hydratase gives rise to the protein MSDEILLVKTQDRIRTLALNRPQARNALSGALRAAIFGALADADADTRVDVLILTGADPAFCAGLDLKEFGESTGLTDISPQWPPMTKPVIGAINGAAVTGGLELALYCDVLIASEQARFADTHARVGLLPSWGLSVRLPQKVGVGLARRMSLTGDYLSATDALRAGLVTEVVPHDELLPAALRVAASIVGNNQAAVRALLASYHRIDESQTATGLWMEAMAAKQWLQTVTGADVAANRAAVLERGRAQVQ